The following coding sequences lie in one Stenotrophomonas rhizophila genomic window:
- a CDS encoding pseudouridine synthase, with product MSDTPRKPSLNKLSLKRETATDQPKLEERLHKVLAQAGLGSRRALEQRIADGLVKVNGEVAQTGQSIKSGDKVELDGRGFVATALTETSRVLAYNKPEGEVTTREDPEGRPTVFEALPALKGARWIAIGRLDINTTGLLLATTDGELANAMMHPSYEVEREYVVRVRAPEGEEKVPDNIVDRLARGVALEDGPAKFDEIERIGGTDSHDWFRVVVKEGRNREVRRLWESQGCQVSRLKRTRYGKVSLPRELLRGQSVELPAKQVEALRAELKLEEGAPSALTLQPVIGQRRAAKTTVRVSREGGRGNAYVNGHNSADEGRELRRFDNVREERGRGRGGKGGGFKGGLTVSGEAAAKQSQRPFKARPDKGNRALPEGNPAAFRSWYVPDGVSTGPSNHRNAGPGAARGPGARGPGAGAGAGGQGRPYGKPKGPGGAGGPGRGSYGGGAEGRGGYAGGGGGYGGENRGGESRGGYGGQGRPAGAGAGGNRGGQSGQGPSRHPYGHPGNAPSFPSDHANPGSSPYGSARPAGNRGPGGPGGNRGPGGPGARGPGANARGPGGPGGNRGPGGPGGNRGPGGPGGRGPGGPGGRPGGSRGPGGGGHRGGGPRGG from the coding sequence ATGAGTGACACCCCCCGCAAGCCGTCTTTGAACAAGCTTTCGCTCAAGCGCGAAACCGCCACCGACCAGCCCAAGCTGGAAGAACGCCTGCACAAGGTGCTGGCCCAGGCCGGCCTCGGTTCGCGCCGCGCGCTGGAACAGCGCATCGCCGATGGCCTGGTCAAGGTCAACGGTGAAGTCGCGCAGACCGGCCAGTCGATCAAGAGCGGCGACAAGGTCGAGCTGGACGGCCGCGGCTTCGTGGCCACGGCGCTGACCGAAACCTCGCGCGTACTGGCCTACAACAAGCCGGAAGGCGAAGTAACCACCCGCGAAGACCCCGAAGGTCGCCCGACCGTGTTCGAAGCGCTGCCTGCCCTCAAGGGCGCGCGCTGGATCGCGATCGGCCGCCTGGACATCAACACCACCGGCCTGCTGCTGGCGACCACCGACGGTGAGCTGGCCAACGCGATGATGCACCCCTCCTACGAGGTCGAGCGCGAGTACGTGGTGCGCGTGCGCGCCCCGGAAGGCGAAGAGAAGGTGCCCGACAACATCGTCGACCGCCTCGCCCGCGGCGTGGCGCTGGAAGACGGCCCGGCCAAGTTCGACGAGATCGAACGCATCGGCGGCACCGATTCGCACGACTGGTTCCGCGTGGTCGTCAAGGAAGGCCGCAACCGCGAAGTGCGCCGCCTGTGGGAATCGCAGGGCTGCCAGGTCAGCCGCCTGAAGCGTACCCGCTACGGCAAGGTCAGCCTGCCGCGCGAACTGCTGCGTGGCCAGTCGGTCGAACTGCCGGCCAAGCAGGTTGAAGCGCTGCGCGCCGAACTGAAGCTGGAAGAAGGCGCGCCGTCGGCGCTGACCCTGCAGCCGGTGATCGGCCAGCGTCGCGCCGCCAAGACCACCGTGCGCGTGTCGCGCGAGGGTGGCCGTGGCAATGCCTACGTCAACGGCCACAACTCGGCCGACGAAGGCCGCGAACTGCGTCGTTTCGACAACGTGCGCGAAGAGCGCGGCCGTGGTCGCGGCGGCAAGGGCGGCGGCTTCAAGGGTGGCCTGACGGTCAGCGGTGAAGCGGCGGCCAAGCAGTCGCAGCGTCCGTTCAAGGCGCGCCCGGACAAGGGCAACCGTGCGCTGCCCGAAGGCAACCCGGCCGCGTTCCGCAGCTGGTACGTGCCGGACGGTGTCAGCACCGGCCCGAGCAACCACCGCAATGCCGGTCCGGGCGCAGCCCGTGGCCCGGGTGCGCGTGGTCCGGGTGCCGGCGCAGGCGCCGGTGGCCAGGGCCGTCCGTACGGCAAGCCGAAGGGTCCGGGCGGCGCAGGCGGCCCGGGTCGCGGCAGCTACGGCGGCGGCGCTGAAGGCCGTGGCGGCTACGCCGGCGGTGGCGGTGGTTACGGCGGCGAGAACCGCGGTGGCGAAAGCCGTGGCGGCTACGGCGGCCAGGGCCGTCCGGCCGGCGCCGGTGCCGGTGGCAACCGCGGTGGCCAGAGCGGCCAGGGTCCGTCGCGTCATCCGTACGGCCATCCGGGCAATGCCCCGAGCTTCCCGTCCGACCACGCCAATCCGGGCAGCAGCCCGTACGGCAGCGCGCGTCCGGCGGGTAACCGCGGTCCGGGTGGTCCGGGTGGCAATCGTGGTCCGGGCGGTCCCGGTGCGCGTGGCCCGGGCGCCAATGCGCGCGGCCCCGGTGGTCCGGGCGGCAATCGCGGTCCGGGTGGCCCCGGTGGCAACCGTGGCCCGGGCGGCCCCGGTGGCCGTGGTCCCGGCGGCCCGGGCGGTCGGCCCGGCGGCAGCCGCGGTCCGGGCGGCGGCGGTCACCGTGGCGGCGGCCCGCGCGGCGGCTGA
- the scpB gene encoding SMC-Scp complex subunit ScpB produces MDQSLINRIVEGALLASSQPLTLAQLQGLFPEEEPAPPGSIERALELLRDGCAQRGVELVEVASGFRFQVTNEVHGYITRLWTERKTRYTRATLETLALIAYRQPITRGEIEQVRGVAVSSNIIQALEEREWIRVIGHRDVPGKPALFGTTKGFLDYFGLKRLDELPPLSELRDLGELEPQLPLDRDGQPAGRLAAGAATPDAELDGDAANDDTPPLAGDDESQDNSPDGGHAPTTDTVADTESKAPLPPRDDDAGMTAPDGEPDTAPGERAAPQNETENNAVAKTTVAVDEADPEPEADAPVAGRSQVNE; encoded by the coding sequence ATGGATCAATCGCTGATCAACCGTATTGTCGAAGGGGCGCTGCTGGCCTCCAGCCAGCCGCTGACCCTGGCGCAGCTGCAGGGCCTGTTCCCGGAAGAGGAACCGGCGCCGCCGGGCAGCATCGAGCGCGCACTGGAACTGCTGCGCGACGGCTGCGCCCAGCGCGGCGTGGAGCTGGTGGAGGTGGCCTCCGGCTTCCGCTTCCAGGTCACCAATGAAGTGCACGGCTACATCACCCGGCTGTGGACCGAACGCAAGACCCGCTACACCCGCGCCACCCTGGAAACCCTGGCGTTGATCGCCTACCGCCAGCCGATCACCCGCGGCGAAATTGAGCAGGTGCGCGGCGTGGCGGTCAGCAGCAACATCATCCAGGCGCTGGAAGAACGCGAGTGGATCCGCGTGATCGGCCACCGCGACGTACCCGGCAAGCCGGCCCTGTTCGGCACCACCAAGGGCTTCCTGGACTACTTCGGGCTCAAGCGCCTGGACGAACTGCCGCCGCTGTCCGAGCTGCGCGACCTGGGCGAACTGGAACCGCAGCTGCCGCTGGACCGCGATGGCCAGCCGGCCGGTCGCCTGGCCGCCGGCGCCGCCACCCCCGATGCCGAGCTGGACGGGGACGCGGCAAACGACGACACCCCGCCACTGGCAGGTGACGACGAATCGCAGGACAATTCACCCGATGGCGGGCACGCGCCCACCACCGATACCGTTGCAGACACCGAATCCAAAGCGCCGTTGCCGCCCCGCGACGACGACGCTGGAATGACCGCCCCTGATGGCGAACCCGATACCGCGCCGGGCGAGCGCGCGGCGCCCCAGAACGAAACCGAAAACAACGCCGTCGCGAAGACGACCGTGGCTGTTGACGAAGCCGATCCCGAACCAGAGGCCGACGCACCCGTTGCCGGCCGGAGCCAAGTAAATGAGTGA
- a CDS encoding segregation and condensation protein A, with product MTSELALDANPQIRPTAPQQQEMPLAVVHGQPVLQIPQDLYIPPDALEVILDAFEGPLDLLLYLIRRQNLDILDIPVAEITRQYVEYINVMQELRFELAAEYLVMAAILAEVKSRMLLPRPPSIEGEEADPRAELVRRLQEYERFKQAAEDIDALPRQDRDTTPVHAFVPDRAAVKLPPPVDLKEMLMALHDVLKRAELFTGHAIKREALSVRQRMGDVLGRLEDGRFYRFESLFTAEEGKLGVLVTFLALLELAKEQLLDIVQEAPLAPIYVKSLAAGNTNEPLQFNSEFDDADAANASD from the coding sequence ATGACCTCCGAACTCGCGCTCGACGCGAACCCGCAAATCCGGCCGACCGCCCCACAGCAGCAGGAAATGCCGCTGGCCGTGGTGCATGGTCAACCGGTCCTGCAGATTCCGCAGGATCTGTACATTCCGCCGGACGCGCTGGAAGTCATCCTGGATGCCTTCGAAGGCCCGCTGGACCTGCTGCTGTACCTGATCCGTCGGCAGAACCTGGACATCCTGGACATCCCGGTGGCCGAGATCACCCGGCAGTACGTCGAGTACATCAACGTCATGCAGGAGCTGCGCTTCGAACTGGCGGCCGAGTACCTGGTGATGGCGGCGATCCTGGCCGAAGTGAAGTCGCGGATGCTGCTGCCGCGGCCGCCCAGCATCGAGGGCGAGGAAGCCGACCCGCGCGCCGAGCTGGTGCGCCGGCTGCAGGAGTACGAACGTTTCAAGCAGGCTGCCGAAGATATCGACGCCCTGCCCCGGCAGGACCGCGACACCACCCCGGTACATGCCTTCGTGCCCGACCGCGCCGCAGTGAAGCTGCCGCCGCCGGTGGACCTGAAGGAAATGCTGATGGCGCTGCACGACGTGCTCAAGCGCGCCGAGCTGTTCACCGGCCACGCGATCAAGCGCGAGGCCCTGAGCGTGCGCCAGCGCATGGGCGACGTGCTGGGGCGGCTGGAAGACGGCCGGTTCTACCGGTTTGAATCGCTGTTCACCGCCGAAGAAGGCAAGCTGGGCGTACTGGTGACGTTCCTGGCCCTGCTGGAACTGGCCAAGGAACAGCTGCTGGACATCGTCCAGGAAGCACCGCTGGCGCCGATCTATGTCAAATCCCTGGCTGCCGGCAACACCAACGAACCGCTGCAGTTCAACAGCGAATTCGACGACGCCGACGCCGCCAACGCATCCGACTGA
- a CDS encoding YciI family protein, with translation MWYVIEGYDGADVLAARMAVRGAHLARLTALRDEGRLLLAGPCPAIDSEDPGPAGFSGSVVIAQFDALEQAQAWADADPYVAAGVYTRVQVRPFRKVLP, from the coding sequence GTGTGGTATGTGATTGAAGGCTATGACGGTGCCGATGTACTGGCGGCCCGGATGGCAGTGCGCGGCGCGCACCTGGCCCGTTTGACCGCCCTGCGCGATGAGGGCCGGCTGCTGCTGGCCGGGCCGTGCCCGGCGATCGACAGCGAAGACCCGGGCCCGGCCGGGTTCAGTGGCAGCGTGGTGATCGCCCAGTTCGACGCGCTGGAGCAGGCCCAGGCCTGGGCCGACGCCGACCCCTACGTGGCGGCCGGCGTCTACACCCGCGTCCAGGTGCGCCCGTTCCGCAAGGTCCTGCCGTGA
- a CDS encoding BolA family protein codes for MTRVEQIRAALQQALDPQLLEVEDDSHRHAGHEGARDGRGHFNVHIVSAAFEGKLPLARHRAVYAALGTLMDTDIHALSIRAEAPAKNG; via the coding sequence GTGACCCGGGTCGAGCAGATCCGGGCGGCCCTGCAGCAGGCCCTGGACCCGCAGTTGCTGGAGGTGGAGGACGACAGCCACCGCCACGCCGGCCACGAGGGCGCGCGCGATGGGCGCGGCCATTTCAATGTGCACATTGTCAGCGCCGCCTTCGAAGGCAAGCTGCCCCTTGCGCGCCACCGGGCCGTCTATGCCGCCCTCGGCACCCTGATGGACACCGATATCCACGCGCTGTCCATCCGCGCCGAAGCACCGGCCAAAAACGGCTGA
- a CDS encoding LacI family DNA-binding transcriptional regulator, with product MEGGEVNKAAITIKDVAREARVSVATVSRALNGHENVAEPVRKLVLEVAARLRYTPHAAARSLSSRRTNTIGVVLPDLYGEFFSELMRGIDGVARERRQHLLVSSYHGDQEQQGAALRAMRGRVDGLLVLSPYAESPGFLTDNLPQALPTVLINTYLPEQDHPVLSIDDHAGAMAMTRHLLDVGHRRIAFISGPDLNFDARERLRGFRDALAAFGTDAVGIELPGDFDEASGHRAGQELLAAGALPDAVFAANDMMALGCLYAFAQAGVRVPADIALAGFDDIPLARFVHPSLTTMQVSIADLGDKAMTRLLQLMDGNNTEVAGDKQTLVPRLIVRDSCRSRPLVVTPLL from the coding sequence GTGGAGGGCGGCGAAGTGAACAAGGCAGCCATCACAATCAAAGATGTAGCCCGCGAAGCCCGGGTCTCCGTGGCCACGGTGTCGCGTGCGCTCAATGGACATGAAAATGTCGCCGAACCGGTCCGCAAGCTGGTGCTGGAGGTCGCTGCGCGTCTGCGCTACACCCCGCATGCCGCCGCGCGGAGCCTGAGCAGCCGGCGCACCAACACCATCGGTGTGGTGCTGCCGGACCTGTACGGTGAATTCTTCTCCGAGTTGATGCGCGGCATCGACGGGGTCGCCCGTGAGCGCCGCCAGCACCTGCTGGTGTCCAGCTACCACGGTGACCAGGAGCAGCAGGGCGCGGCCCTGCGCGCCATGCGCGGTCGCGTGGACGGTCTGCTGGTGTTGTCGCCGTATGCGGAAAGCCCCGGCTTCCTCACCGACAACCTGCCGCAGGCGCTGCCCACGGTCCTGATCAATACCTACCTGCCCGAGCAGGATCATCCGGTGCTCAGCATCGATGACCATGCCGGCGCGATGGCCATGACCCGCCATCTGCTCGATGTCGGTCACCGCCGCATCGCCTTCATTTCCGGCCCGGACCTCAACTTCGATGCGCGTGAGCGCCTGCGCGGTTTCCGCGACGCGCTGGCCGCGTTCGGAACCGATGCGGTGGGCATCGAGTTGCCCGGTGACTTTGACGAAGCCTCCGGCCATCGCGCTGGACAGGAGTTGCTGGCAGCCGGCGCGCTGCCCGATGCGGTGTTCGCCGCCAACGACATGATGGCGCTGGGGTGCCTGTATGCGTTCGCGCAGGCAGGCGTGCGGGTTCCAGCCGATATCGCCCTGGCGGGCTTCGATGACATTCCGCTGGCGCGTTTCGTTCACCCTTCGTTGACGACGATGCAGGTGAGTATCGCCGACCTCGGCGATAAGGCGATGACGCGTCTGTTGCAGTTGATGGACGGCAACAACACGGAAGTGGCCGGCGACAAGCAGACGCTTGTTCCGCGCCTGATCGTGCGTGATTCGTGTAGGTCACGACCGTTGGTCGTGACGCCTTTGCTGTAA
- a CDS encoding TonB-dependent receptor domain-containing protein has product MTYSNHRNRAPARSLLTSALVTCLMLGAAPSLMAQSATSSLRGQVAQAEAGTEVTATNLASGTVRRATTRADGSYSLMGLDPGTYDVVANGQTQKVTVTVASTATLNFSGAPANGGTANATNLDTVNVIAPTLLQEVRTSEVGKTVSLQQIQTTPQVSRNFLEFADAVPGMIFTRDAKGNTSLRGGATNADGTNVYIDGVGQKSYVKGGGVAGQSGSAGNPFPQLAIGEYKVISGNYKAEYGQVSSAAVTAATKSGTNEFKGETFYRYTNEDMRAKTPAERQYGQTKEASAEKEYGFALGGPIIQDKAHFFVTYEAKRFDLPVTIAPEGSVTNRVGLLPADAAAGLGPASQPFEQDLIFAKIDFEPTDNDRIELSFQDRDETQQQFSGQTAPEAGREVVNTDRRYALRWNHSGERYYNELMLTHEDSFNNPTPLTLGNGFTYTAPDGTEDRTLVKIGGASALDSQVKGQKGWAIEDNLTLDGIQWMGDHTIKMGAKYKQIDLYASDAAQINPQFTYSLGDADFPSDIPYKAQFVKPVNGVTGVSGEVRSKSKQIGLFIQDDWQVNDHLQLNIGLRWDYEKTPAYLDFVTPQAVVDAIYSQDPRAAAGQTFADTLALGGLDISNYISNGHNRKAFKDAWQPRLGFSYDINADEQHVIHGGAGRSYDRDLFDNLQLETTKLALPQPTIYFRNPATGSCLNGQAACYDWNPNLLNGIGNLQSLVGSTSNAGLEVDLLNNNLKVPYSDQFSLGMSNQVGDWLTDATIARTLSYDGFAFTLGNRYPTGQFFDDPRLCGGTDPGLSQAWSCNVPGFGSLIIGQQGIKTRATQVLLSAQKPFTQESGWGSSIAYTWTTARHNRDINEKYAFDRGLIGDYPTIRSNGAPRHRLVVTGSYAGFWGITFGGKVTLATPTAVNDWYGVPQASGYDLPTPQAAVPNANGKFLLGGKIFGYRSVDLQATKTFKMPGETELYARIDIINVFNFDNFSNYNYVKTNGKLQASYNETGDIIGTPRQVKAEVGFRF; this is encoded by the coding sequence ATGACGTATTCCAATCACCGCAACCGAGCACCGGCGCGCAGTCTGCTGACCAGTGCACTGGTTACCTGCCTGATGCTGGGCGCCGCGCCGTCCCTGATGGCGCAGTCGGCCACCTCGTCGCTGCGCGGCCAGGTTGCCCAGGCCGAGGCCGGCACCGAAGTGACCGCCACCAACCTGGCCAGCGGCACCGTTCGCCGTGCCACCACCCGTGCCGACGGCAGCTACTCGCTGATGGGCCTGGACCCGGGCACCTATGACGTGGTGGCCAATGGCCAGACGCAGAAGGTGACGGTGACCGTGGCTTCGACCGCGACGCTGAACTTCAGCGGCGCGCCGGCCAACGGCGGCACTGCCAACGCCACCAACCTGGACACGGTCAACGTCATTGCACCGACCCTGCTGCAGGAAGTGCGTACCTCCGAAGTGGGCAAGACCGTCAGCCTGCAGCAGATCCAGACCACCCCGCAGGTGTCGCGCAACTTCCTGGAGTTCGCCGACGCGGTGCCGGGCATGATCTTCACCCGCGATGCCAAGGGCAACACCTCGCTGCGCGGCGGTGCCACCAATGCCGACGGCACCAACGTCTACATCGACGGCGTGGGCCAGAAGAGCTACGTCAAGGGCGGCGGCGTGGCCGGCCAGTCCGGCAGCGCCGGCAACCCGTTCCCGCAGCTGGCCATCGGCGAATACAAGGTCATCAGCGGCAACTACAAGGCCGAGTACGGCCAAGTGTCGAGCGCGGCCGTGACCGCGGCGACCAAGTCCGGTACCAACGAGTTCAAGGGTGAAACCTTCTACCGTTACACCAACGAAGACATGCGCGCCAAGACCCCGGCGGAGCGTCAGTACGGCCAGACCAAGGAAGCATCGGCCGAGAAGGAATACGGGTTTGCATTGGGTGGCCCGATCATCCAGGACAAGGCCCACTTCTTCGTGACCTACGAAGCCAAGCGCTTCGACCTGCCGGTCACCATCGCGCCGGAAGGCTCGGTCACCAACCGCGTCGGCCTGCTGCCGGCAGACGCCGCCGCCGGCCTCGGCCCGGCCAGCCAGCCGTTCGAGCAGGACCTGATCTTCGCCAAGATCGACTTCGAGCCGACCGACAACGATCGCATCGAACTGAGCTTCCAGGATCGCGACGAGACCCAGCAGCAGTTCAGTGGCCAGACCGCGCCGGAAGCCGGCCGTGAAGTGGTCAACACCGACCGTCGTTACGCGCTGCGCTGGAACCACAGCGGTGAGCGTTACTACAACGAGCTGATGCTCACCCACGAAGATTCGTTCAACAACCCGACCCCGCTGACCCTGGGCAACGGCTTCACCTACACCGCGCCGGACGGCACCGAAGACCGCACCCTGGTGAAGATCGGTGGCGCCTCGGCACTGGATTCGCAGGTGAAGGGCCAGAAGGGCTGGGCGATTGAAGACAACCTGACCCTGGATGGCATCCAGTGGATGGGCGACCACACCATCAAGATGGGCGCCAAGTACAAGCAGATCGACCTGTACGCCTCCGATGCGGCGCAGATCAATCCGCAGTTCACCTACTCGCTGGGCGATGCGGACTTCCCGTCCGACATCCCGTACAAGGCGCAGTTCGTCAAGCCGGTGAACGGCGTAACGGGCGTGTCCGGCGAAGTGCGTTCGAAGTCCAAGCAGATCGGCCTGTTCATCCAGGACGACTGGCAGGTCAACGACCACCTGCAGCTGAACATCGGCCTGCGCTGGGACTACGAAAAGACCCCGGCCTACCTGGACTTCGTGACCCCGCAGGCCGTGGTCGATGCGATCTACTCGCAGGACCCGCGCGCTGCCGCTGGCCAGACCTTCGCCGATACGCTGGCGCTGGGCGGGCTGGACATCAGCAACTACATCAGCAACGGCCACAACCGCAAGGCGTTCAAGGATGCCTGGCAGCCGCGCCTGGGCTTCTCGTATGACATCAACGCCGACGAGCAGCACGTGATCCACGGTGGTGCCGGTCGTTCGTATGACCGCGACCTGTTCGACAACCTGCAGCTGGAAACCACCAAGCTGGCCCTGCCGCAGCCGACCATCTACTTCCGCAACCCGGCCACCGGCAGCTGCCTCAACGGCCAGGCTGCCTGCTATGACTGGAATCCGAACCTGCTCAACGGTATCGGCAACCTGCAGTCCCTGGTCGGTTCGACCAGCAATGCCGGCCTGGAAGTGGATCTGCTCAACAACAACCTGAAGGTGCCGTACTCCGACCAGTTCAGCCTGGGCATGAGCAACCAGGTCGGTGACTGGCTGACCGACGCCACCATCGCCCGCACGCTGAGCTACGACGGCTTTGCCTTCACCCTGGGCAACCGTTACCCGACCGGCCAGTTCTTCGATGACCCGCGCCTGTGCGGTGGCACCGACCCGGGCCTGAGCCAGGCCTGGAGCTGCAACGTGCCGGGCTTCGGCAGCCTGATCATCGGTCAGCAGGGCATCAAGACCCGCGCTACCCAGGTCCTGCTGTCGGCGCAGAAGCCGTTCACCCAGGAAAGCGGCTGGGGTTCCTCGATCGCCTACACCTGGACCACCGCGCGCCACAACCGCGACATCAACGAGAAGTACGCGTTCGACCGCGGCCTGATCGGCGACTACCCGACCATCCGTTCCAACGGCGCGCCGCGCCACCGCCTGGTGGTCACCGGTTCGTACGCGGGCTTCTGGGGCATCACCTTCGGCGGCAAGGTCACCCTGGCCACCCCGACTGCCGTCAATGACTGGTACGGCGTGCCGCAGGCCAGTGGCTATGACCTGCCGACCCCGCAGGCCGCGGTGCCCAACGCCAATGGCAAGTTCCTGCTGGGTGGCAAGATCTTCGGCTACCGTTCGGTCGATCTGCAGGCGACGAAGACGTTCAAGATGCCGGGCGAGACCGAGCTGTACGCGCGCATCGACATCATCAACGTGTTCAACTTCGACAACTTCTCCAACTACAACTACGTCAAGACCAACGGCAAGCTGCAGGCCAGCTACAACGAGACCGGTGACATCATCGGTACGCCGCGCCAGGTCAAGGCGGAAGTCGGCTTCCGCTTCTGA
- a CDS encoding glucoamylase family protein, with protein sequence MNASRVVSLALLSVAMAGCQQQAPDKPAKPKPPVILVEADVPPRPMKPELPPLFDDIERRTFQFFWDTTNEVNGLSPDRYPSRPFASIASVGYALTAYPIGVENGWVSRTQAVDRTLLTLKFFRDLPMGPQRTGKGGYKGFYYHFLDMQQGRRYDSWVELSSVDTALLMMGVLFAQSYYSGDDAREKEIREIADTLYKRVDWPWLQQRAPLISMGWFPESGFIDHDWMGYNEAMMVYILALGSPTHPVSPDAWTVWTRTYDNDWGVYQGQEYLSFGPLFGHQYTHVWVDFRDIQDAYMRERGSTYFLNSRSAALAQREYAIANPMNWKDYGENVWGLTASDGPQNTTQEYRGEQRQFRHYSSRGAGLRENFDDGTIAPTAAIASVVFAPEEVIPATEEMHKRYGDYIYSSYGFLDSFNPSFNYDIPIKTGRLVPDRGWVASDYIGIDQGPILTMIANYRNDFVWDVMKKNVHIRKGLERAGFSGGWLTPEGEQQPMELQKDEKAASARSVGIAESRAAAAQEQKNNATTNRNQQQGK encoded by the coding sequence ATGAATGCATCTCGGGTGGTGTCGCTGGCGTTGCTGTCCGTGGCCATGGCCGGTTGCCAGCAGCAGGCGCCGGACAAACCGGCAAAGCCGAAGCCGCCGGTGATCCTGGTTGAAGCCGACGTGCCGCCGCGCCCGATGAAGCCGGAGCTGCCGCCGCTGTTCGACGACATCGAACGCCGCACCTTCCAGTTCTTCTGGGATACCACCAACGAGGTCAACGGCCTCAGCCCCGACCGCTACCCGTCGCGCCCGTTTGCCAGCATCGCCTCGGTGGGCTACGCGCTCACCGCCTATCCGATCGGCGTGGAGAACGGCTGGGTCAGCCGTACCCAGGCCGTGGACCGCACCCTGCTCACGCTGAAGTTCTTCCGCGACCTGCCGATGGGCCCGCAGCGCACCGGCAAGGGGGGCTACAAGGGCTTCTACTACCACTTCCTGGACATGCAGCAGGGCCGTCGTTATGACAGCTGGGTGGAACTGTCCAGCGTGGATACCGCGCTGCTGATGATGGGCGTGCTGTTTGCCCAGTCCTACTACAGCGGTGACGACGCCCGCGAGAAAGAGATCCGCGAGATTGCCGACACGCTCTACAAGCGCGTGGACTGGCCGTGGCTGCAGCAGCGTGCGCCGCTGATCTCGATGGGCTGGTTCCCCGAAAGCGGCTTCATCGACCACGACTGGATGGGCTACAACGAGGCGATGATGGTCTACATCCTCGCGCTCGGCTCGCCGACCCACCCGGTCAGCCCGGACGCGTGGACGGTCTGGACGCGCACCTACGACAACGACTGGGGCGTGTACCAGGGCCAGGAATACCTGTCCTTCGGCCCGCTGTTCGGGCACCAGTACACGCATGTGTGGGTGGACTTCCGCGACATCCAGGATGCCTACATGCGCGAGCGTGGCAGCACCTACTTCCTCAACAGCCGCTCGGCCGCGCTGGCCCAGCGCGAGTACGCCATCGCCAACCCGATGAACTGGAAGGACTACGGCGAGAACGTGTGGGGCCTGACCGCCAGCGATGGCCCGCAGAACACCACCCAGGAATACCGCGGCGAACAGCGCCAGTTCCGCCATTACTCCTCGCGCGGCGCCGGCCTGCGCGAGAACTTCGATGACGGCACCATCGCCCCGACCGCAGCGATCGCCTCGGTGGTGTTCGCCCCGGAAGAAGTGATCCCGGCCACCGAAGAGATGCACAAGCGCTACGGCGACTACATCTATTCCAGCTACGGGTTCCTGGATTCGTTCAACCCCAGCTTCAACTACGACATCCCGATCAAGACCGGTCGGCTGGTGCCCGACCGCGGCTGGGTGGCCAGCGATTACATCGGCATCGACCAGGGTCCGATCCTGACGATGATCGCCAACTACCGGAACGATTTCGTCTGGGACGTGATGAAGAAGAACGTGCACATCCGCAAGGGTCTGGAGCGCGCCGGTTTCAGTGGCGGCTGGCTCACCCCGGAAGGGGAGCAGCAGCCGATGGAGCTGCAGAAAGACGAGAAGGCCGCGTCGGCGCGCTCGGTCGGCATTGCCGAATCGCGCGCGGCGGCCGCCCAGGAACAGAAGAACAATGCCACCACCAACCGCAACCAGCAGCAGGGGAAGTAG